The DNA region GCCCCTTATACCGTTTAGTGGTAACTAGTTCTACAGCACCCGATCACCAGTACCCAATCCCCAATCCCCAATAAAGCCATGTCAAAAAATAAACCCCGTGATGTTCAAGTTTATCCAATAGCTACAGATACAAGAATACTGCGATCGCGCAGTTGGTCGAGGCTCAGGTTTGAAATTGAATATGCTCTTGCTAAGGGTACAACTGCTAATTCTTATTTAATCGAAAGCGAAAAAACTGCCATTATTGATCCTCCAGGGGAAACGTTTACAGAAATTTATTTAAAAGCGTTGCAGCAGCGTTTCCATCTCGAAGACTTAGATTATGTAATTTTGGGACATGTCAACCCTAACCGCGCTGCAACTTTAAAAGCTTTGTTGAAAATTGCCCCGCAAATCACTTTTGTTTGTTCTAATCCCGGAGCGATTAATTTACGTGCGGCGCTGGAAAATCCAGATTTGCAAATTCTGGTGATGCGGGGCGAAGAAACCTTAGATTTAGGCAACGGACATAATTTACAATTTATTCCCACCCCCAATCCTCGCTATGCAGATCAACTTTGCACCTACGATCCACAAACAGAAATTTTGTACTCAGATAAGTTATTTGGGGCGCATGTTTGTGGTGATCAGGTATTTGATGAAGGCTGGGAAGTATATAACGAAGATCGGCGCTATTATTTTGATTGCCTCATGGCTCCCCACGCTCGTCAAGTTGAGACAGCGCTGGAGAAATTAGCTGATTTCCCCGTGCGAATGTATGCCACAGGACACGGCCCTTTGGTACGCTATGGCTTAATTGACCTGACCAAAGCTTATCGAGAATGGAGTCAACAGCAAACATCTGCTGACTTGACAGTAGCGTTGATTTATGCTTCAGCTTATGGGAATACGGCAACGTTAGCTCAAGCGATCGCTCGTGGAGTTACAAAAGCTGGTGTCGCTGTAGAATCGATTAACTGCGAATTTACTGAACCAGAAGAAATCCGGGCGGCTGTGGAAAAAGCCGGTGGTTTTATCATCGGTTCTCCTACCCTCGGTGGTCATGCACCCACACCCGTGCAAACAGCTTTAGGAA from Nostoc commune NIES-4072 includes:
- a CDS encoding diflavin flavoprotein is translated as MSKNKPRDVQVYPIATDTRILRSRSWSRLRFEIEYALAKGTTANSYLIESEKTAIIDPPGETFTEIYLKALQQRFHLEDLDYVILGHVNPNRAATLKALLKIAPQITFVCSNPGAINLRAALENPDLQILVMRGEETLDLGNGHNLQFIPTPNPRYADQLCTYDPQTEILYSDKLFGAHVCGDQVFDEGWEVYNEDRRYYFDCLMAPHARQVETALEKLADFPVRMYATGHGPLVRYGLIDLTKAYREWSQQQTSADLTVALIYASAYGNTATLAQAIARGVTKAGVAVESINCEFTEPEEIRAAVEKAGGFIIGSPTLGGHAPTPVQTALGIVLSTATNNKLAGVFGSFGWSGEAVDLIEGKLKDAGYRFGFDTIRVKFKPDDATLQLCEEAGTDFAQALKKARKVRSQSIPATTVEQAVGRIVGSLCVLTAKEGDRSSAMLASWVSQASFSPPGLTIAVAKDRAVETLTHTGNKFVLNILKEGNHLGLMRHFLKPFGPGQDRFADVATEEAENGSPILTNALAYLECSVKNRMESGDHWLVYATVENGKLLDSDGVTAVHHRKSATHY